One Mycolicibacterium crocinum DNA window includes the following coding sequences:
- a CDS encoding 3,4-dihydroxy-2-butanone-4-phosphate synthase — protein sequence MRTVHGRLRRAIAAVATGRPVIVVDDAEKQGYLVFAADAATPQRLTFMIRHTSGYVRIALPASDCARLNLPPVGHQESEPAGMTAQRVTVDFRETGTGISAIDRARTIAALAAAESTAGDFRRPGHVIPVQAGKDGVLGRSPGAAEAALDLARLAMRRPAGVLCELVSQQNPAGMADRRESAAFADCHRIPMISVSELATYRRRTEPQVMRRAETTLPTAAGTFRVVGYRDARDGGEHLAVIAGRAGADAPMPLHVHVECLGGDVFGSLACGCGADLAHAVAAMRAEGTGMIIYLRPPAARACGVLAGSAAPDMVSETVAWILRDLGVYTVKLSDDAPELGLLMFGAIREHGLHVESSAAVWPVAG from the coding sequence ATGAGAACGGTGCACGGACGCCTGCGGCGCGCTATCGCGGCGGTCGCCACCGGCCGCCCCGTCATCGTCGTGGACGACGCGGAGAAGCAGGGATATCTGGTCTTCGCCGCGGATGCCGCGACACCGCAGAGGCTGACCTTCATGATCCGGCACACCTCCGGTTACGTCCGAATCGCGCTGCCCGCCTCGGACTGCGCGCGGCTCAACCTGCCGCCGGTGGGGCACCAAGAGAGCGAGCCGGCCGGTATGACCGCGCAACGCGTGACGGTGGACTTTCGCGAGACGGGCACCGGGATCTCGGCCATCGACCGCGCCCGCACCATCGCCGCCCTCGCCGCCGCCGAGTCCACGGCCGGTGATTTTCGCCGGCCCGGGCATGTGATCCCGGTACAGGCGGGCAAGGACGGCGTCCTCGGCCGTTCGCCCGGCGCTGCGGAGGCGGCACTAGATCTGGCCCGCCTCGCCATGCGCCGTCCTGCCGGTGTGTTGTGTGAGCTTGTGTCTCAACAAAACCCGGCCGGTATGGCAGACCGTCGCGAATCAGCAGCATTTGCCGACTGCCACCGCATACCAATGATCTCGGTCAGCGAACTCGCGACGTACCGGCGTCGGACCGAACCGCAGGTCATGCGGAGGGCGGAGACCACACTGCCGACGGCAGCCGGCACCTTCCGGGTGGTCGGCTACCGAGACGCCCGAGACGGCGGCGAACATCTGGCGGTGATTGCCGGCAGAGCCGGTGCCGATGCACCGATGCCGCTTCACGTCCACGTCGAATGTCTCGGCGGCGATGTGTTCGGATCGCTGGCGTGCGGCTGTGGTGCGGACCTCGCTCATGCGGTCGCCGCGATGCGAGCCGAGGGCACCGGCATGATCATCTACCTGCGCCCACCGGCCGCACGTGCCTGCGGTGTCCTCGCGGGGTCTGCCGCACCGGACATGGTGTCCGAGACCGTTGCATGGATCCTCCGTGACCTCGGTGTGTACACCGTCAAATTGTCCGACGACGCACCGGAATTGGGCTTGCTGATGTTCGGCGCGATTCGCGAGCACGGCCTGCACGTCGAATCCTCCGCCGCGGTGTGGCCCGTGGCAGGCTGA
- a CDS encoding glucose 1-dehydrogenase, giving the protein MTHPDLAGKSAIVTGAGAGIGLAIAKRLAAEGCHVLCADINGDSALAAASELGGDAVGHRVDVSDEAQVIGMVEACVAAFGGVDMLVANAGVVHFAPVLETRVDDFDRVIGINLRGAWLCTKHAAPRMVERGGGAIVNMSSLGGQVAAAGTAAYGMSKAGIIHLSRITAAELRSANVRSNALLPAFVDTPMQQTAMTMFDEALGAGGASTMIGRLQGRMAGPDEMAGVVAFLLSDDASMINGTAQVADGGTLAALW; this is encoded by the coding sequence ATGACGCATCCGGATCTGGCCGGAAAATCCGCGATTGTGACCGGCGCCGGTGCCGGCATCGGGCTGGCCATTGCCAAGCGGCTTGCCGCGGAGGGCTGCCACGTCTTGTGCGCGGACATCAACGGTGACTCTGCACTGGCCGCGGCGTCCGAGTTGGGCGGCGACGCGGTCGGTCATCGCGTCGATGTCAGCGACGAGGCGCAGGTGATCGGCATGGTCGAGGCGTGCGTTGCGGCCTTCGGTGGCGTCGACATGCTCGTCGCCAACGCCGGCGTCGTGCATTTCGCCCCGGTGCTGGAAACGAGGGTCGACGACTTCGACCGGGTGATCGGGATCAACCTGCGCGGTGCATGGCTGTGCACCAAGCACGCCGCCCCTCGCATGGTCGAGCGCGGCGGCGGCGCCATCGTCAACATGTCCTCGCTTGGCGGACAGGTGGCAGCGGCGGGGACGGCCGCATACGGGATGTCGAAGGCGGGAATCATTCACCTCAGTCGCATCACCGCCGCCGAACTCCGCTCGGCCAACGTGCGGTCCAATGCGTTGCTACCCGCATTCGTCGATACCCCGATGCAACAGACCGCGATGACGATGTTCGACGAGGCTCTGGGCGCGGGCGGGGCCAGCACCATGATCGGACGCCTTCAGGGCCGGATGGCCGGTCCCGACGAGATGGCCGGTGTGGTCGCCTTTCTGCTCTCCGACGACGCGTCGATGATCAACGGGACGGCGCAGGTGGCGGACGGCGGAACACTCGCAGCACTGTGGTGA
- a CDS encoding TetR/AcrR family transcriptional regulator, translated as MQPTVPAVRRRPKDRKKQILDQAARLFIDRGFHSVKLEEIAEAAGVTARALYRHYDNKQALLTAVILNAQDEYQSVRNPEGRTPTSTARPLHDELPDLIAAAVETRALTVLWQREARYLTDHDRTEVRGRINAIVASMQSGVRLEMPELSPPHVELRAWAVSSTLTSLGRHTLTLPGAELRELLYRACMAAARTPAVGALEPIEGTGAREAASFSRYETLLAAGAQLFRARGYPAVSTADIGKTVGIAGPGLYRSFSSKQAILDALVRRLDEWSALESIRVLRSNVSASQRLHDLVAGRVRISLDDPDLVSVSITELSSASDEVRDSFTKNQADRDGLWIDLVRTLVPQTTVAQARLLVAAAVSFIEDVSRTWHLTRRTDVAQEMTTIALAILTSQADAPE; from the coding sequence ATGCAGCCAACCGTCCCAGCCGTCAGGCGCAGGCCGAAGGACCGTAAGAAGCAGATCCTCGACCAGGCCGCGCGGCTGTTCATCGACCGCGGCTTCCACTCGGTCAAGCTGGAGGAGATTGCCGAAGCGGCCGGGGTGACGGCTCGCGCCCTGTATCGCCATTACGACAACAAGCAAGCCCTGCTGACCGCGGTGATCCTGAACGCGCAGGACGAATACCAGAGCGTTCGCAATCCCGAAGGTCGCACGCCCACGTCGACCGCCCGTCCCCTGCACGATGAATTGCCGGATTTGATCGCCGCCGCGGTCGAGACCCGAGCACTGACCGTGCTGTGGCAACGCGAGGCCCGCTATCTCACCGATCACGACCGGACCGAAGTACGCGGCCGGATCAACGCGATCGTGGCCAGCATGCAATCCGGGGTCCGGCTGGAGATGCCAGAGCTGAGCCCACCGCACGTCGAGCTGCGCGCATGGGCGGTGTCGAGCACACTGACAAGCCTTGGGCGCCATACCCTCACCCTGCCCGGCGCCGAACTCAGGGAACTGTTGTACCGCGCGTGCATGGCGGCCGCGCGCACTCCAGCCGTCGGTGCACTCGAGCCGATCGAGGGCACAGGTGCCCGTGAGGCAGCCTCATTCTCCCGGTACGAGACGCTGCTGGCGGCGGGCGCCCAATTGTTCCGTGCCCGTGGTTATCCCGCGGTCAGCACCGCCGATATCGGAAAGACCGTCGGCATCGCGGGGCCTGGCCTGTACCGTTCGTTCTCCTCCAAGCAAGCCATCCTAGACGCCCTGGTGCGGCGGCTCGACGAGTGGTCGGCCCTGGAGTCCATCCGCGTGCTCCGCTCGAATGTCTCTGCATCGCAGCGTCTTCACGATCTCGTCGCCGGGCGGGTACGAATCAGCCTCGACGATCCTGACCTGGTCTCGGTGTCGATCACCGAACTGTCCTCGGCTTCGGACGAGGTTCGCGACAGCTTCACCAAGAACCAGGCCGACCGCGACGGCCTGTGGATAGACCTGGTCCGTACCCTGGTCCCGCAAACCACCGTTGCACAAGCCCGACTACTGGTCGCCGCTGCCGTCAGCTTCATCGAAGATGTCTCGCGGACTTGGCATCTCACCCGCCGCACGGACGTCGCACAGGAGATGACCACGATTGCCCTGGCGATCCTGACCAGCCAGGCCGACGCTCCCGAGTAA
- a CDS encoding helix-turn-helix transcriptional regulator yields the protein MIGRLDATVKSSGGTSLTRLPAVVGGTARVGSGLHEPDTGDLVAGVQQAVDRLIQASSVQELFALAAAAAARIGFTRVLFSRLDHGTWLAHNAYTADDPDFAEQLVAFGTAHSRRLGGQLLESEMLLSGTPILVCDAQSHPRVFRKLVRFTRTTDYVAAPVQAWGAAVAMIHADRYPDRSVQEIDRRLLGLFAGGLGLAIERAQLADRLKVINQASASLGERLTDDGTAAQPESPPRLAAVSSLPRAERATERLSPREWDVLRSIALGKTNAQIATSLFLTENTVKVHVKRILRKLGAANRTEAAALYHRLTRRGPCD from the coding sequence GTGATCGGTCGTCTCGACGCGACGGTGAAGTCATCTGGCGGGACTTCGCTGACCCGCCTGCCGGCGGTTGTGGGCGGTACCGCCCGGGTGGGAAGCGGCCTGCACGAACCCGACACCGGCGATCTCGTTGCGGGCGTGCAGCAGGCTGTCGATCGACTCATCCAGGCGTCGTCGGTGCAGGAGCTCTTCGCGCTCGCGGCAGCAGCGGCCGCCCGCATCGGATTCACCCGGGTGCTGTTTTCCAGACTTGATCACGGAACCTGGCTGGCTCACAACGCCTATACCGCTGATGATCCCGATTTCGCCGAGCAGTTGGTGGCATTCGGAACCGCCCACTCCCGACGGTTGGGTGGCCAGCTTCTGGAATCCGAGATGTTGCTCAGCGGAACCCCAATCCTGGTGTGCGACGCGCAATCGCACCCCCGGGTCTTTCGCAAGCTTGTGCGGTTCACCCGCACCACGGACTATGTCGCCGCGCCGGTGCAGGCGTGGGGTGCCGCGGTGGCGATGATCCATGCCGACCGGTATCCCGACCGCAGTGTCCAGGAGATCGACCGGCGGCTGCTCGGCCTGTTCGCGGGTGGCCTCGGCCTGGCCATCGAACGCGCCCAACTCGCAGACCGGCTGAAAGTGATCAACCAGGCATCGGCCTCGCTTGGGGAGCGGTTGACTGACGACGGCACGGCGGCTCAGCCGGAGTCCCCGCCCCGGTTGGCCGCGGTGTCGTCGTTGCCGCGGGCGGAACGCGCCACCGAGCGGCTCTCACCGCGCGAATGGGATGTGTTGCGCAGCATCGCCCTCGGCAAGACCAACGCTCAGATTGCCACCAGCCTGTTCCTGACCGAGAACACGGTGAAGGTTCACGTCAAGCGGATCCTGCGGAAACTGGGCGCTGCCAACAGGACTGAGGCGGCGGCGCTGTATCACCGGCTCACCCGTCGCGGTCCGTGCGACTAG
- a CDS encoding DeoR/GlpR family DNA-binding transcription regulator: MDSDTRQGRIVEFARTRGRVEVAALAEELDVAAETIRRDLKVLAGRRMLKRVHGGAIPLETAAFESTVEYRSQVDLAEKHRIAGGATELLHGAETVYLDEGFTPRLIAERLADQELTVVTSSLLAAEALAHSETVTVLLLGGRMRGRTLATVDHWATDMLGGLVIDVAFLGTNGISPEHGLTTPDPAVAAVKHTAVKVARRRILVAAHTKFGVSSFCRFADVSDFDSIVTGTELSLTEARRYETLGPSVVRT, translated from the coding sequence GTGGATTCGGACACCCGCCAAGGCCGCATCGTCGAGTTCGCCCGCACCCGCGGGCGGGTCGAGGTCGCCGCGCTGGCCGAGGAGCTCGACGTCGCGGCCGAGACGATCCGCCGCGATCTGAAGGTGCTCGCCGGCCGCCGCATGCTCAAGCGCGTCCACGGCGGGGCCATCCCGCTGGAAACCGCGGCATTCGAATCGACCGTCGAGTACCGCAGCCAGGTGGATCTGGCCGAGAAGCACCGCATCGCCGGTGGCGCCACCGAACTGTTACACGGGGCCGAAACGGTGTATCTGGACGAGGGTTTCACGCCGCGTCTGATCGCTGAGCGCCTCGCCGATCAGGAGCTGACGGTCGTGACGTCCTCCCTACTGGCGGCCGAGGCGCTGGCGCACAGTGAGACGGTGACGGTCCTGCTGCTCGGCGGACGGATGCGGGGCCGCACCCTGGCGACGGTGGATCATTGGGCGACCGACATGCTCGGCGGATTGGTGATCGACGTCGCTTTCCTTGGCACCAACGGCATTTCGCCCGAGCACGGCCTTACCACACCGGACCCCGCGGTGGCTGCGGTCAAACACACGGCCGTCAAGGTCGCCCGCCGCCGGATTCTGGTGGCCGCGCATACGAAATTCGGTGTCAGCAGTTTCTGCCGATTCGCCGACGTCAGCGATTTCGACTCGATCGTGACCGGAACGGAACTGTCCCTCACCGAGGCCCGTCGCTACGAAACCCTGGGCCCCTCAGTCGTCCGAACCTAG